A genome region from Paracoccus stylophorae includes the following:
- the recJ gene encoding single-stranded-DNA-specific exonuclease RecJ → MAFLGIDQSLSGRRWTGPDAGLERLAEGLAQKASLPLAVARVLAERGVQPEAAGGFLTPKLRDLLPDPLSLRDMGPAADRLVAAAIAGERIAIFADYDVDGGSSAALLLDWLRQQGRDATLYVPDRIDEGYGPNPAAMAALAQAHDLIVCVDCGTQGHDALAAAAGADVIVLDHHLGAQALPPALAVVNPNRADEDGALGHLCAAGVVFLTLVQAGRVLRGMGRREPDLMAMLDLVALATVADVAPLIGVNRAFVRAGLAVMAHRQRPGLVALSDAARLDGPPNAFHLGFLLGPRINAGGRIGRADLGALCLSSRDPAQAADLAARLDQLNRDRRTIEAEVRDEAMAQVEARGHPVLSWAAGAGWHPGVVGIVAARLKEATDLPSVAIGIDRGIGKGSARSVPGVDLGRAIQRLAAEGLLLKGGGHEMAAGLTVEEAKLEPAMARLAELLSRDLAGRGGGARELRISGLLEGAGATPQMFRQLEDAGPFGQAAPAPRFAFADQLIDSAATMGDSHLRLNFRSPGGPKLEAVAWGAMNGPLGPALIGAKGRRFHLAGKLELSTWGGRERLRLRLDDAAPV, encoded by the coding sequence GTGGCGTTTCTGGGGATCGATCAATCGCTAAGCGGCCGGCGCTGGACCGGGCCGGATGCCGGGCTTGAGCGTCTGGCCGAGGGTCTGGCGCAAAAGGCGTCGCTGCCGCTGGCGGTGGCGCGGGTGCTGGCCGAACGCGGGGTTCAGCCCGAGGCCGCCGGCGGCTTCCTGACCCCGAAGCTGCGCGATCTGCTGCCCGACCCGCTGTCGCTGCGCGACATGGGGCCTGCCGCGGATCGCCTGGTGGCCGCCGCCATCGCGGGCGAGCGGATCGCGATCTTTGCCGATTACGACGTGGATGGCGGCAGCTCGGCCGCGCTGCTCCTGGACTGGTTGCGCCAGCAGGGCCGGGACGCCACGCTGTATGTGCCCGACCGGATCGACGAGGGCTACGGGCCGAACCCCGCCGCGATGGCCGCGCTGGCCCAGGCGCACGACCTGATCGTCTGCGTCGATTGCGGCACGCAGGGTCACGATGCGCTGGCGGCTGCGGCGGGAGCCGACGTGATCGTGCTGGATCACCATCTGGGCGCGCAGGCGCTGCCCCCCGCGCTGGCCGTCGTGAACCCCAACCGCGCCGACGAGGATGGCGCGCTTGGCCATCTGTGCGCGGCGGGGGTGGTCTTTCTGACGCTGGTTCAGGCCGGGCGCGTGCTGCGCGGCATGGGCCGCCGCGAACCCGACCTGATGGCGATGCTGGATCTGGTGGCGCTGGCCACCGTGGCGGATGTGGCGCCGCTGATCGGCGTGAACCGCGCCTTCGTGCGCGCCGGGCTGGCGGTCATGGCGCACCGGCAGCGTCCGGGGCTGGTCGCGCTGTCGGATGCGGCGCGGCTGGACGGTCCTCCGAACGCGTTTCATCTGGGGTTCCTGCTTGGCCCGCGCATCAATGCCGGCGGCCGCATCGGGCGGGCGGATCTGGGGGCGTTGTGCCTGTCCTCGCGCGATCCGGCCCAGGCGGCGGATCTGGCCGCCCGGCTGGATCAGCTGAACCGCGACCGCCGCACCATCGAGGCCGAGGTGCGCGACGAGGCGATGGCCCAGGTCGAGGCGCGCGGCCATCCTGTCCTGTCCTGGGCCGCGGGCGCAGGCTGGCATCCGGGCGTGGTCGGCATCGTCGCCGCACGGCTGAAAGAGGCGACCGACCTGCCCTCGGTCGCCATCGGCATCGACCGCGGGATCGGCAAGGGATCGGCCCGGTCGGTGCCCGGCGTCGATCTGGGCCGTGCCATCCAGCGTCTGGCGGCCGAGGGTCTGCTGCTGAAGGGCGGCGGGCACGAGATGGCCGCCGGGCTGACGGTCGAGGAAGCGAAGCTGGAACCGGCCATGGCGCGGCTGGCCGAGTTGCTGTCGCGCGATCTGGCCGGGCGCGGCGGCGGCGCGCGCGAGCTGCGCATCTCGGGGCTGCTGGAAGGGGCGGGCGCCACGCCGCAGATGTTTCGCCAGCTTGAGGATGCAGGCCCGTTCGGACAGGCCGCCCCTGCCCCACGCTTCGCCTTTGCCGATCAGCTGATCGACAGTGCCGCGACGATGGGCGACAGCCATCTGCGGCTGAATTTCCGCAGCCCCGGCGGCCCAAAGCTTGAGGCGGTCGCATGGGGGGCGATGAACGGCCCGCTTGGCCCCGCGCTGATCGGCGCCAAGGGACGGCGCTTTCATCTGGCGGGCAAGCTGGAACTGTCCACCTGGGGCGGGCGCGAAAGGCTGCGCCTGCGGCTGGACGACGCCGCCCCGGTCTGA